In Bacillus cereus ATCC 14579, a single window of DNA contains:
- the pruA gene encoding L-glutamate gamma-semialdehyde dehydrogenase gives MVVAYKHEPFTDFSVEANKLAFEEGLKKVESYLGQDYPLIIGGEKITTEDKIVSVNPANKEELVGRVSKASRELAEKAMQVADETFQTWRKSKPEMRADILFRAAAIVRRRKHEFSAILVKEAGKPWNEADADTAEAIDFMEYYGRQMLKLKDGIPVESRPIEYNRFSYIPLGVGVIISPWNFPFAIMAGMTTAALVSGNTVLLKPASTTPVVAAKFMEVLEEAGLPAGVVNFVPGNGSEVGDYLVDHPRTRFVSFTGSRDVGIRIYERAAKVNPGQIWLKRVIAEMGGKDTIVVDKEADLELAAKSIVASAFGFSGQKCSACSRAVIHEDVYDHVLNRAVELTKELTVANPAVLGTNMGPVNDQAAFDKVMSYVAIGKEEGRILAGGEGDDSKGWFIQPTIVADVAEDARLMKEEIFGPVVAFCKAKDFDHALAIANNTEYGLTGAVITNNRDHIEKAREDFHVGNLYFNRGCTGAIVGYQPFGGFNMSGTDSKAGGPDYLALHMQAKTTSETL, from the coding sequence ATGGTAGTAGCATACAAACATGAGCCATTTACAGATTTTTCAGTGGAGGCTAACAAATTAGCGTTTGAAGAAGGTTTAAAGAAAGTAGAATCTTATCTTGGACAAGACTATCCATTAATTATTGGGGGAGAAAAAATCACTACAGAAGACAAAATTGTTTCTGTAAACCCTGCAAATAAAGAGGAACTTGTTGGTCGTGTTTCAAAAGCAAGCCGTGAGTTAGCTGAAAAAGCAATGCAAGTAGCGGATGAAACATTCCAAACTTGGAGAAAATCAAAGCCAGAAATGCGTGCAGACATTTTATTCCGTGCTGCAGCAATCGTTCGTCGCAGAAAACATGAATTCTCTGCTATTCTTGTAAAAGAAGCAGGTAAGCCATGGAATGAGGCAGACGCTGATACAGCAGAAGCAATCGACTTTATGGAATATTATGGTCGTCAAATGTTAAAATTAAAAGACGGTATTCCAGTAGAAAGCCGTCCAATTGAATATAATCGTTTCTCTTACATTCCATTAGGAGTAGGTGTTATCATTTCTCCTTGGAACTTCCCATTCGCAATTATGGCAGGTATGACAACAGCTGCTTTAGTTTCTGGTAACACAGTATTACTAAAACCAGCTAGTACAACTCCTGTAGTGGCAGCGAAATTTATGGAAGTATTAGAAGAAGCTGGCTTACCAGCTGGCGTAGTAAACTTCGTTCCAGGTAATGGTTCTGAAGTTGGTGACTACTTAGTTGATCATCCTCGTACACGTTTCGTAAGTTTCACGGGATCTCGTGATGTAGGTATCCGTATCTATGAGCGTGCAGCGAAAGTAAACCCAGGCCAAATTTGGTTGAAACGCGTTATCGCTGAAATGGGCGGTAAAGATACAATCGTTGTTGATAAAGAAGCAGATCTTGAATTAGCAGCTAAGTCTATCGTTGCATCAGCATTCGGATTCTCAGGACAAAAATGTTCTGCATGTTCTCGTGCAGTAATCCATGAAGATGTATATGATCATGTATTAAATCGTGCTGTTGAATTAACAAAAGAATTAACAGTTGCTAACCCAGCAGTATTAGGTACAAACATGGGTCCTGTTAATGACCAAGCTGCATTCGATAAAGTAATGAGCTATGTTGCAATTGGTAAAGAAGAAGGTAGAATCTTAGCAGGTGGCGAAGGAGACGATTCTAAAGGCTGGTTCATCCAACCAACAATCGTTGCTGACGTTGCAGAAGATGCTCGCTTAATGAAAGAAGAAATCTTCGGACCAGTAGTAGCATTCTGTAAAGCGAAAGACTTCGATCATGCACTTGCAATTGCAAATAATACGGAATACGGTTTAACAGGTGCTGTTATTACTAACAACCGTGACCATATTGAAAAAGCACGCGAAGACTTCCACGTTGGTAACTTATACTTCAACCGTGGATGTACTGGTGCAATCGTAGGTTACCAACCATTCGGTGGCTTTAACATGTCTGGTACAGACTCTAAAGCTGGTGGAC